A window from Primulina eburnea isolate SZY01 chromosome 2, ASM2296580v1, whole genome shotgun sequence encodes these proteins:
- the LOC140823661 gene encoding autophagy-related protein 13b-like produces the protein MATYHGNSINSEPARMEQIITEFFAKSLHIILESRCPYVSSRNYSGEQVLSSPSPSSSTSSTSSFRPRDKWFNLALRDCPAALENIDFWRQSNLEPMIVDVFLVQRPRDCDLLHCSPKRMLVQNIWGKERYYYGSDNDEFGCETKNEKIVERWVLQYESKKTDANGGGSLSSKRTACTSSHALYKKSILLLRSLYTTVRLLPAYKLFRDLISSAQIRLYNLRHRVSSFVEPFTPMEEEDMQHFVFSPVDTSCGRLFLSVAYRSSVLDVSSEPSTPMSPQFIPEYVGSPMTEPLKRFPSYLKSQSSPSQSPFCRRHSWSYDIYRASPPSVNPTPSPTFSESHASTSIKHTCRLPPASLPRNLPSETTAIHVKNPSYDEYWPSLVFSPSPSPSPPTYIPGSHSSKALLRSESAPVSIPASRLSSFPSVSSNQLMPPSPPMKATRVTVVKQIAHTGLHMANSTVDKSSSFSKDGPGKMSVVKPTSNSSPPKSLSRSSSRLSFQDDYDDSEISGPFFVDDDDTIDPLSRPGSFDQPHHPMVPQEPGGILLVRKSQDAAVGALVQMLKKAPPLCQDISFSADSKLKTPTNCNQDSNENSEKSNILQSGSTNLASSGLASSKTTSDALDELRGYRELKDSLLKKGKIYQQ, from the exons ATGGCTACATATCATGGAAACAGTATCAATTCAGAACCCGCGAGAATGGAACAAATAATCACTGAATTCTTTGCTAAAAGCCTACACATAATACTGGAATCGCGGTGCCCATATGTTTCTTCACGGAATTACAGTGGTGAACAAGTTTTATCCTCCCCGTCACCTTCGTCATCAACCTCTTCAACATCGAGTTTTAGACCGAGGGATAAATGGTTTAATTTAGCCCTTCGGGATTGTCCTGCTGCATTAGAAAATATAGATTTTTGGCGGCAGAGCAATCTTGAACCCATGATAGTTGATGTCTTTTTAGTGCAGAGACCAAGAGACTGTGACCTCTTGCATTGTTCCCCTAAACGAATGCTTGTGCAGAATATATGGGGGAAAGAGAGGTATTATTATGGTTCTGACAATGATGAATTTGGGTGTGAGACAAAAAATGAAAAGATCGTTGAGAGGTGGGTATTGCAGTATGAGAGTAAGAAGACTGATGCTAACGGGGGTGGCTCGTTGAGTAGTAAGAGAACAGCTTGTACGAGCTCTCATGCTCTATACAAGAAGTCAATATTGTTGTTACGGTCTCTGTATACAACCGTTAGGCTCTTGCCAGCTTACAAGTTGTTTCGCGATCTTATTTCATCAGCACAAATTCGATTGTATAATCTACGCCACCGGGTTTCATCTTTTGTGGAGCCATTTACCCCTATGGAGGAGGAAGATATGCAACATTTCGTGTTCTCTCCAGTTGATACTTCTTGTGGTAGGCTTTTCCTCTCAGTTGCATATCGATCATCAGTATTGGATGTAAGTTCCGAGCCATCAACTCCTATGTCCCCACAATTCATACCTGAATATGTTGGAAGCCCAATGACTGAACCACTTAAAAGGTTTCCATCATATCTTAAATCACAAAGCTCCCCATCTCAATCCCCATTTTGTAGGCGGCATAGCTGGAGTTATGACATATATAGAGCATCACCACCTTCAGTAAACCCTACACCTTCACCCACATTTTCTGAATCTCATGCTTCAACGTCAATAAAGCATACCTGCCGTCTTCCTCCTGCAAGCTTACCTCGTAATTTGCCCAGTGAAACAACTGCCATTCATGTGAAAAATCCAAGTTATGATGAATATTGGCCTTCCCTCGTATTTTCACCATCTCCATCTCCATCACCACCAACCTACATTCCTGGCAGCCATTCATCAAAAGCTCTTTTACGGTCTGAAAGTGCCCCAGTTAGTATACCTGCATCAAGGCTTTCTAGCTTCCCTTCAGTTTCCAGCAATCAATTGATGCCTCCTTCTCCTCCTATGAAAGCTACTCGAGTCACTGTTGTTAAGCAAATTGCACATACAGGTCTTCATATGGCTAATTCAACAGTGGACAAG TCGTCTTCTTTCAGCAAGGATGGGCCCGGAAAAATGTCTGTAGTGAAACCAACGTCAAATAGCTCTCCTCCAAAATCTTTATCTAGAAGTTCCAGTAGGTTATCTTTTCAGGATGATTATGATGATTCGGAGATTTCTGGACCATTTTTTGTAGACGACGACGACACGATAGATCCACTTTCCAG GCCTGGTTCGTTTGATCAGCCGCACCATCCAATGGTGCCCCAGGAGCCTGGTGGGATTCTCCTGGTTAGAAAATCACAAGATGCTGCAGTCGGTGCTCTAGTTCAAATGCTGAAGAAAGCACCGCCTCTTTGCCAAGACATCTCTTTTTCAGCAGATTCCAAGCTTAAGACACCAACGAACTGCAATCAAGATTCAAATGAAAATTCTGAAAAGTCCAATATACTGCAGTCTGGTTCTACAAATCTTGCATCTTCTGGACTTGCTTCATCAAAGACCACGTCTGATGCATTAGACGAGCTTCGTGGATACAGAGAATTGAAAGACTCGCTATTGAAGAAAGGTAAAATTTATCAGCAATAG
- the LOC140823664 gene encoding uncharacterized WD repeat-containing protein C18H10.05-like — protein MQSAFQEMPSVGEGEEVFFDTKDRLTCDEFFIVKEDSVCSRMEYDMWLSKPLSVKERRENFLSKFFEDPTYGEFERMDIERAAESSASSSASVDETFLCERRQSNSEARSSVDYSDQDWLDEICINPEPEIEESLENGRVSAGESLDSDKKNKNVVRWWKHLVEKMKRQRSHIPTSNMGKMARVRIEQNRKKYMECSAVYTGQQINAHNGLIWTMKFSSDGQFLASGGEDGVICIWRVSTVDSSCKTMKCDFGRQGSVDKSGHKKNIVCHTPVIPEKIFHIEEEPLHKLKGHSGEILDLAWSSSNHLLSASTDKTVRLWQVGSDKCLGVFHHCNYVTCVQFNPVDENYFISGSIDGKVRIWGVHKKRVEDWANIRDLVTAVCYQPNGKGFVVGSVSGTCRFFERSEGEQLLKAMIKFRGKKSSGNKITGIQFLKDNTRRVMITSEDSKIRVLDGLEVVRKYRGLAKSGCQMSASFTSNGRHIVSVGDNSRVYLWNYDDPSIQKIKHTKSIRSCEHLFIEGVSVAIPWKDLDTDCNMFPLHNCLEASPRSWDLERFSLANWFSMDSSSRGSVTWPEEKLPLWDSLSSENECHPCKECGDHLHQKLLHNNNSRIVSATWGLVFVTAGWDGTIRTFHNYGLPVQN, from the exons ATGCAAAGTGCATTTCAAGAAATGCCGAGTGTCGGTGAAGGAGAAGAGGTTTTCTTTGACACCAAAGATCGATTGACGTGCGACGAGTTTTTCATTGTGAAAGAAGATTCGGTTTGTAGCCGTATGGAGTATGATATGTGGTTGAGCAAGCCACTTAGTGTCAAGGAAAGGAGGGAAAACTTTTTGAGCAAATTCTTTGAGGATCCAACTTATGGTGAGTTTGAAAGAATGGATATAGAAAGGGCTGCGGAATCTAGTGCATCATCTAGTGCCAGTGTGGATGAAACTTTTCTATGTGAAAGACGGCAATCTAATAGCGAAGCACGGAGTTCGGTTGATTATTCGGATCAGGATTGGCTGGATGAAATATGCATCAATCCGGAGCCAGAGATTGAAGAAAGTCTTGAAAATGGTCGGGTCTCTGCAGGTGAAAGCCTCGACTCGGACAAGAAAAACAAGAACGTGGTTCGATGGTGGAAACACTTGGTGGAGAAGATGAAAAGGCAAAGATCCCATATCCCAACTTCCAACATGGGGAAGATGGCTCGAGTGAGGATAGAACAGAATAGGAAGAAGTATATGGAATGTTCCGCAGTCTATACCGGACAACAGATCAATGCTCATAATGGCCTTATTTGGACTATGAAGTTTAGTTCCGATGGTCAATTTCTTGCAAGTGGTGGTGAAGATGGGGTCATCTGCATATGGCGTGTGAGCACGGTGGATTCCTCTTGCAAGACTATGAAATGCGATTTTGGCCGCCAAGGATCCGTAGATAAGTCCGGTCATAAAAAAAACATAGTGTGCCACACTCCTGTCATCCCTGAAAAGATATTCCATATCGAGGAAGAGCCATTGCACAAGTTGAAGGGACATTCTGGCGAAATTTTGGACCTTGCATGGTCCTCTTCTAAT CATCTTCTATCAGCATCCACAGACAAAACCGTGCGTTTATGGCAAGTAGGATCGGACAAATGCCTTGGTGTTTTCCATCACTGCAACTATG TTACGTGTGTTCAATTCAATCCTGTGGACGAGAACTACTTCATCAGTGGCTCCATTGATGGTAAAGTTCGAATTTGGGGAGTCCACAAGAAGAGAGTAGAGGACTGGGCGAACATTCGAGATTTAGTTACAGCAGTATGCTACCAGCCAAATGGAAAA GGTTTTGTCGTTGGTTCTGTTTCCGGCACTTGTCGTTTCTTTGAAAGATCAG AAGGCGAACAACTGTTAAAAGCAATGATAAAATTTCGGGGAAAGAAGTCATCTGGCAACAAAATTACTGGAATTCAG TTTCTCAAGGACAATACTCGAAGGGTGATGATAACCTCCGAGGATTCGAAAATCCGAGTACTTGATGGGCTAGAGGTTGTCCGCAAATACAGAG GTCTGGCAAAATCAGGTTGTCAAATGTCGGCTTCGTTTACTTCAAACGGAAGGCACATTGTATCAGTCGGGGACAATTCTCGTGTTTACCTGTGGAACTACGATGATCCATctatccaaaaaataaaacacaCCAAATCTATACGTTCTTGCGAGCATTTGTTCATCGAGGGTGTGTCAGTAGCCATACCTTGGAAAGATTTAGATACGGACTGCAATATGTTTCCGTTGCACAACTGTCTAGAGGCCTCACCAAGGTCCTGGGATTTGGAACGCTTCTCCCTAGCGAACTGGTTTTCAATGGACAGTTCATCTAGGGGTTCTGTAACATGGCCGGAAGAGAAACTTCCTTTATGGGATTCACTATCTTCAGAAAATGAATGTCATCCCTGTAAAGAATGTGGTGATCATCTTCATCAAAAACTGCTGCACAATAACAACTCCAGGATTGTATCAGCAACATGGGGCCTCGTGTTCGTGACTGCAGGTTGGGACGGAACAATCAGAACGTTTCATAATTATGGATTGCCTGTTCAAAATTAG
- the LOC140823662 gene encoding probable nucleolar protein 5-1 yields the protein MLLLFETPAGFALFKVLDEGKLSKVEDLGKDFSTSESARKVVKLKAFSKFENTSEALSAATLLIDSKPSKGLRNFLRSHCEGDILAVADSKLGNTIKEKMHIECVHNNAVMELMRGVRSQLTELISGLAVQDLAPMSLGLSHSLSRYKLKFSPDKVDTMIIQAISLLDDLDKELNTYAMRVREWYGWHFPELAKIVQDNILYAKAVKLMGDRTNAAKLDFSEILAEEVEAELKEAAMISMGTEVSDLDLENIKDLCNQVLSLSEYRAQLYDYLKSRMNTVAPNLTALVGELVGARLIAHGGSLINLAKQPGSTVQILGAEKALFRALKTKHATPKYGLIYHASLIGQAAPKHKGKISRSLAAKAALAIRCDALGEGQDNTMGLENRAKLEARLRSLEGKELSRSAGSVKGKPKIEFYDKDRKKGSGGLITPAKTYNTAADSILGLLEPLSKKEVEAVASPTEQAGNDLHVTDGEQKKKKRKKKKADAEETVAPNGVEDVEPEDGVGKKEKKKKRKHLSDDSELQNQNEQNSAGDKKKKKRKHKDLEEVETPSKKEKKKKKKSGD from the exons ATGTTGCTTTTGTTTGAAACCCCGGCGGGTTTTGCTCTTTTCAAAGTTTTGGATGAAGGCAAACTCTCCAAAGTTGAG GATTTAGGGAAGGATTTCTCCACTTCCGAGTCTGCGAGAAAG GTTGTCAAGCTTAAAGCCTTTTCTAAGTTTGAGAACACATCAGAGGCTCTATCAGCAGCTACTTTGTTGATAGACAGTAAGCCCAGCAAAGGTCTTCGCAATTTTTTGCGTAGCCATTGTGAAGGTGACATTTTAGCTGTAGCTGATTCCAAACTTGGGAATACCATTAAAGAGAAAATG CATATTGAATGTGTCCACAACAATGCTGTCATGGAACTGATGAGGGGAGTAAGAAGTCAATTGACTGAACTCATATCTGGTCTAGCTGTGCAAGATTTAGCTCCAATGAGTCTGGGCTTATCTCACAGCCTCTCCAGATACAAATTGAAATTCAGTCCCGATAAG GTTGATACAATGATAATACAAGCCATTAGCTTGCTGGATGATCTCGACAAAGAGCTAAATACATATGCCATGAGGGTTAGAGAATGGTATGGTTGGCATTTTCCAGAACTTGCTAAGATTGTTCAGGACAATATCCTTTATGCAAAGGCAGTGAAGTTGATGGGTGACCGAACGAATGCCGCCAAGCTTGATTTCTCTGAG ATCCTCGCAGAAGAGGTTGAGGCAGAACTGAAAGAGGCTGCCATGATATCTATGGGAACTGAAGTCAGTGATCTTGATCTAGAGAACATCAAGGATTTGTGCAACCAAGTTCTTTCACTTTCCGAGTACAGAGCTCAATTGTACGACTACTTGAAGAGCAGAATGAACACAGTCGCCCCGAATCTTACTGCCCTTGTTGGAGAACTCGTCGGTGCTCGATTGATTGCTCATGGAGGAAGCTTAATAAATCTTGCTAAGCAGCCTGGAAGTACAGTTCAAATACTTGGAGCAGAAAAGGCCCTATTTAGAGCTTTGAAAACAAAGCATGCAACTCCTAAATATGGGCTCATTTACCATGCTTCTTTAATTGGTCAAGCAGCACCAAAGCATAAAGGCAAAATTTCACGATCTCTCGCTGCAAAAGCTGCTTTGGCTATTCGGTGTGATGCTCTTGGAGAGGGGCAAGATAATACCATGGGACTGGAAAACAGAGCGAAG CTTGAAGCTCGGTTGAGGAGCTTAGAAGGCAAAGAACTCAGTCGTTCTGCTGGATCAGTGAAAGGAAAACCGAAGATTGAATTTTATGACAAGGACAGGAAGAAGGGTTCTGGTGGACTAATTACACCAGCTAAG ACTTACAATACTGCAGCAGATTCAATTCTTGGTCTACTCGAGCCACTATCCAAGAAAGAGGTGGAAGCGGTAGCATCTCCCACAGAGCAAGCTGGCAACGACCTTCATGTTACCGATGGAGagcaaaagaagaagaaaaggaAGAAAAAGAAGGCAGATGCTGAAGAAACCGTGGCTCCAAATGGAGTTGAAGATGTTGAACCTGAAGATGGAGTTGGGAAGAAGGAAAAGAAGAAAAAGAGAAAGCATTTATCTGATGATTCTGAGTTACAGAACCAAAATGAACAGAACAGTGCAGGAgacaagaagaaaaagaagagaaaacaTAAGGATCTTGAAGAAGTCGAAACCCCGAGCAAGaaggagaagaagaagaagaagaaaagtgGCGATTGA